Genomic window (Ureibacillus composti):
TTGTTCTGCAAAATCATCTTCGCCCATTCCTAAAATTACTGCTGCATAGACATTGGGATGTCCTACTGTCCCTTTAATTGTACGAATTGTTTGCATCGCGTCTTCCGGAAATTGAGACGTACCACCTTGCTGAATAACAGGGACAACACCAGGAACTAAATCAGCTAATTTATTTGCAACGCCTGCAAGCTCGCCGACAGTATTGATTACAATAACATGATTACGAACTCCAAAAGTACCATTTGCACGTTTATACCCTTTAAATGTCTTCATGATCCTAGTTCCCCCTAAGCGTAGTCTGCAACAGACACGACGCGTTCTGATTCTTTCAACCCTCGAACATTATGAACATGGACATGCTGGCCTACTTGAATATCATTTGTCGCAATCCCCATGCATTCGCCATATTTTAATATTTTTTCATCCTGACGAATTACTTCAACACATACTTTATGACCATATGGAATTTTTTCTGTTACTTCTTGAAGCAAACCAATTTCTTCAATGACAATTTGTTCACCTGGTTCTAACGTCGTTAACGCAACCACCACGTTATCAGATGGATGTAATTTTATGGCATTATTCACTTTCAACTACTGTTCTCCCCTTTCCGACCTTCAATTAGAATGTTGTACCTATATGTGAAATCGCAAATTCTTCTAGCTTATATGTTTCTAGTTTTGTTAATTTGCCTGAAGCAATGTCCGTAAATTCGTTCACAACCTCATCAGGAGTTGTAGCAGAAGAAATCACATAGTCAATCATATCTGAATTAAGACCTTCATTTTGCTCAATTCCAACTGTCATACACGGCACCGCAATCGTACCAGTGAATACAGGACGGTTCGTTAAGAAGATGATTAAATTACATCCACTTGCCACAAGATTTGATGCACCTT
Coding sequences:
- a CDS encoding UxaA family hydrolase, with translation MNNAIKLHPSDNVVVALTTLEPGEQIVIEEIGLLQEVTEKIPYGHKVCVEVIRQDEKILKYGECMGIATNDIQVGQHVHVHNVRGLKESERVVSVADYA